One region of Marinitoga sp. 1197 genomic DNA includes:
- the rplR gene encoding 50S ribosomal protein L18, translated as MIKPIQKKKLRRKRHLRVRRKVFGTPERPRMAVFKSNKHLYVQIIDDTKGHTLAAASTVDKGLNLEKTWNIEAAKEVGKLIAKRALEKGISKVSFDRGGFKYHGKIKALAEAAREAGLDF; from the coding sequence ATGATTAAACCCATTCAAAAGAAAAAGTTAAGAAGAAAAAGACATTTAAGGGTTAGAAGAAAAGTTTTTGGAACTCCTGAAAGGCCAAGAATGGCAGTTTTCAAAAGCAATAAACATTTATATGTTCAAATTATAGATGATACAAAAGGACATACATTAGCAGCTGCTTCTACTGTAGATAAAGGACTAAACTTAGAAAAAACATGGAATATTGAAGCTGCTAAAGAAGTTGGAAAATTAATTGCTAAGAGAGCTTTAGAAAAAGGAATATCCAAAGTATCATTTGATAGAGGCGGCTTCAAATATCATGGGAAAATAAAAGCATTAGCTGAGGCTGCACGTGAAGCAGGTCTTGACTTTTAA
- the rplF gene encoding 50S ribosomal protein L6 yields MSRISKNPIDIPNGVEVTINDNIIKVKGPKGELTQEYLPYVKFVIEDNKIKVEGNEESMKRKSDAKRINMFQGTYASLVKNMIKGVTEGFKKELEIVGIGYRAAMQGSKLVLQLGYSHPIEYLPPEGITIEVPAPNKVIVKGINKYLVGEVAAKIKRFRKPNVYSGKGIKYVGEVIIRKQGKKV; encoded by the coding sequence ATGTCACGTATATCAAAAAATCCAATAGATATACCAAATGGAGTAGAAGTGACAATTAACGATAATATAATAAAAGTTAAAGGTCCAAAGGGCGAATTAACTCAGGAATATTTGCCATATGTTAAATTTGTAATTGAAGATAATAAAATAAAAGTTGAAGGCAATGAGGAATCAATGAAAAGAAAAAGTGATGCAAAAAGAATTAATATGTTTCAGGGAACATATGCATCATTAGTAAAAAATATGATTAAAGGTGTAACTGAAGGATTTAAAAAAGAATTAGAAATAGTTGGTATAGGTTATAGAGCTGCAATGCAGGGTTCTAAATTAGTTTTACAATTGGGCTATTCTCATCCAATTGAATACCTTCCACCTGAAGGAATAACAATAGAAGTACCAGCACCAAACAAAGTTATCGTAAAAGGTATTAATAAATACTTAGTTGGTGAAGTAGCAGCAAAAATTAAGAGATTCAGAAAACCAAATGTATATTCAGGAAAAGGTATAAAATACGTTGGTGAGGTAATTATCAGAAAACAAGGTAAGAAAGTTTAA
- the rpsH gene encoding 30S ribosomal protein S8 gives MWSDPVADMLTRIRNANLVMKESVEIPASNLKRNIAEILKREGYILDYKFIEDGKQGILKIQLKYKGDRKNKQKVIHSIIRVSKPGRRVYVSKDKIPVVKGGMGISIISTSKGVLTDKEARELGVGGELICYVW, from the coding sequence ATGTGGAGTGATCCCGTAGCAGATATGCTTACAAGAATAAGAAATGCGAATCTTGTTATGAAAGAAAGTGTAGAAATTCCAGCATCAAATTTAAAAAGGAATATAGCGGAAATATTAAAAAGAGAAGGTTATATATTAGATTATAAATTTATTGAAGATGGAAAACAGGGAATATTAAAAATACAGTTAAAATATAAAGGCGACAGAAAAAATAAACAAAAAGTAATTCATAGTATTATAAGAGTTTCAAAACCAGGTAGAAGAGTTTACGTATCAAAAGATAAAATACCTGTAGTAAAAGGTGGAATGGGTATCTCAATAATTTCAACATCAAAAGGTGTTCTTACCGACAAAGAAGCAAGAGAACTTGGAGTCGGTGGAGAATTAATTTGTTACGTTTGGTAG
- a CDS encoding type Z 30S ribosomal protein S14 — protein sequence MAKKSMVARWKKPKKYKTREYSRCIICGRPRAVYREFGLCRVCFRRLALEGKLPGVKKASW from the coding sequence ATGGCAAAAAAATCAATGGTTGCAAGATGGAAAAAACCAAAGAAATATAAAACAAGAGAATATTCCAGATGTATAATATGTGGAAGACCAAGAGCTGTATATAGAGAATTTGGATTATGTAGAGTATGTTTTAGAAGATTAGCCCTGGAAGGAAAATTACCAGGCGTTAAAAAGGCAAGTTGGTAA
- the rplE gene encoding 50S ribosomal protein L5 — protein MRYEYIPLKEQYEKEVVPALMKEFGYKNVHEVPKIVKIVVNMGIGEGARNADVVEKHAQELSLITGQKAVVTRAKKSVANFKLREGMPIGAKVTLRSVKMYNFLFKLINIIFPKLRDFRGMNPNSFDGRGNYTFGLTEQLVFPELKPDQVKRVQGMDITIVTTAKTDEEARKLLQLMGFPFKRD, from the coding sequence ATGAGATATGAATACATTCCATTAAAAGAACAATATGAAAAGGAAGTAGTTCCAGCCCTCATGAAAGAATTTGGCTATAAAAACGTTCATGAAGTTCCAAAAATAGTTAAAATTGTTGTTAATATGGGAATAGGTGAGGGCGCAAGAAACGCTGATGTTGTTGAAAAGCATGCTCAAGAATTATCTTTAATTACAGGGCAAAAGGCTGTAGTTACAAGAGCAAAGAAAAGTGTTGCAAATTTTAAATTAAGAGAAGGAATGCCAATAGGTGCAAAAGTTACACTGAGAAGTGTAAAAATGTATAATTTCTTATTCAAATTGATCAACATAATTTTTCCTAAATTAAGGGATTTTAGAGGAATGAATCCAAATAGTTTTGATGGAAGAGGAAATTACACATTTGGTTTAACGGAACAATTAGTATTTCCTGAATTAAAACCAGATCAGGTTAAAAGAGTTCAGGGTATGGATATTACCATTGTTACAACTGCAAAGACTGATGAGGAAGCAAGAAAACTCCTTCAATTAATGGGCTTCCCTTTCAAGAGAGATTAA
- the rplX gene encoding 50S ribosomal protein L24, whose amino-acid sequence MKIKKGDLVKVISGKDKGKEGKILRVIPKLNKVVVENVNIVKKHQRPTQQLREGGIIEQPSPIHISKVMIICPSCGKPTRVGYRFLEEGKKVRICRKCNEIIDKV is encoded by the coding sequence ATGAAAATAAAAAAGGGTGATTTAGTAAAAGTAATCTCCGGAAAAGATAAAGGTAAAGAAGGGAAAATTTTAAGAGTAATACCAAAATTAAATAAAGTTGTAGTTGAAAATGTAAATATAGTAAAAAAGCATCAAAGACCTACCCAGCAATTAAGAGAAGGTGGAATTATAGAACAACCATCTCCAATACATATAAGTAAAGTAATGATTATATGTCCTAGTTGTGGTAAACCAACAAGAGTTGGATACAGATTCTTAGAAGAAGGTAAAAAGGTAAGAATTTGTAGAAAATGCAATGAAATTATAGATAAGGTTTAA
- the rplN gene encoding 50S ribosomal protein L14, with amino-acid sequence MIQAESYLRAADNSGAKVLRVIRVLGGFHKSVGTVGDVVVCSVREAIPHTDIKKGQVVKAVVVRTKKEIKRKDGSHIRFDENAAVLIDKNNMPVGTRVFGPIAREVREAGYTKIASLAQEVW; translated from the coding sequence ATGATTCAAGCCGAAAGTTATTTAAGAGCTGCAGATAATTCAGGAGCAAAGGTATTAAGAGTTATAAGAGTTTTAGGCGGTTTTCATAAATCGGTTGGTACAGTTGGAGATGTTGTAGTATGTTCAGTAAGAGAAGCAATACCGCACACAGACATAAAAAAGGGTCAGGTAGTAAAAGCTGTAGTTGTTAGAACCAAAAAAGAAATAAAAAGAAAAGATGGTTCACATATAAGATTTGATGAAAATGCAGCAGTTTTAATAGATAAAAACAATATGCCTGTAGGTACTCGTGTGTTCGGACCAATTGCTAGGGAAGTAAGAGAAGCAGGTTATACAAAAATAGCATCTCTTGCACAAGAAGTATGGTGA
- the rpsQ gene encoding 30S ribosomal protein S17: protein MPKKTLIGEVVSDKMDKTITVKVERKIKHPIYKKFVKKSKKFHAHDENNECEIGDIVEIEETKPYSKTKTWKVVRIVEKNIFAEKNNETPEAVEEVGGDA from the coding sequence ATGCCTAAAAAAACGTTAATAGGCGAAGTTGTAAGTGATAAAATGGATAAAACCATTACTGTAAAAGTAGAAAGAAAAATAAAACATCCAATATATAAAAAGTTTGTTAAAAAATCAAAGAAATTTCATGCTCATGATGAAAATAATGAATGTGAAATAGGTGATATTGTTGAAATAGAAGAAACAAAGCCATATTCAAAAACAAAAACATGGAAAGTCGTCAGAATAGTTGAAAAGAATATTTTTGCGGAAAAAAATAATGAAACACCCGAAGCAGTGGAAGAAGTTGGGGGTGACGCATAA
- the rpmC gene encoding 50S ribosomal protein L29 translates to MKKQVAELINLTDDELRVKLEESKKKLFEMRFQHELGQIKNTASIKMVRRDIARIKTILRQRELGIRR, encoded by the coding sequence ATGAAAAAACAAGTAGCTGAATTAATAAATTTAACAGATGATGAATTAAGAGTAAAATTAGAAGAATCCAAGAAAAAATTATTCGAAATGAGATTTCAACACGAATTAGGACAAATAAAAAATACTGCTTCCATAAAAATGGTGAGAAGAGACATAGCAAGAATAAAAACAATTCTCAGACAAAGGGAATTGGGTATAAGGAGGTAA
- the rplP gene encoding 50S ribosomal protein L16, with product MLMPKRYKYRKIQRGKMKGNAKGGTLVDFGEWGLKALEPALITSQQIEACRLAMVRTLKRNGKIWIKIFPDKPITSKGIGTRMGKGKGDVEGWTAVVKPGKVLFEIAGTSEELAKEALEYAATKLPIKTKIVPRYHIRGEAK from the coding sequence ATGTTAATGCCAAAAAGATATAAATATAGAAAAATACAAAGAGGAAAGATGAAAGGTAATGCCAAAGGAGGAACATTGGTAGACTTTGGCGAATGGGGCTTGAAAGCTTTGGAACCTGCTTTAATAACTTCACAACAAATTGAAGCTTGTAGATTAGCAATGGTTAGAACATTAAAAAGAAATGGAAAAATATGGATTAAAATATTCCCTGATAAACCAATTACTTCAAAAGGGATCGGAACAAGAATGGGTAAAGGTAAAGGAGACGTTGAAGGTTGGACAGCAGTAGTAAAACCAGGAAAAGTTTTATTTGAAATTGCCGGAACTTCTGAAGAATTAGCAAAAGAAGCTTTAGAATATGCAGCAACTAAATTACCTATAAAGACAAAAATAGTACCCAGGTACCATATAAGGGGGGAAGCAAAATGA
- the rpsC gene encoding 30S ribosomal protein S3 gives MGQKVHPYGFRLGISKPWKANWFSEDNYAEFLKEDLKIRDYIKRKYYEAGVGDILIERPSSTQINITIKAVRVGIIIGRKGVEIQALKKEIEKMVNDRNVRINIDEIRNPQVNALLIAENISAQILKRASYKRAMKRAISAALKRGAKGIKIMVSGRLNGAEIARTEWYMEGRLPLQTLRSDIDYGTAEAQTLSGTIGIKVWVYKGDTQL, from the coding sequence GTGGGTCAAAAAGTACATCCATATGGATTTAGGTTAGGAATTTCAAAACCATGGAAGGCTAATTGGTTTAGTGAAGATAATTATGCAGAATTTTTAAAAGAAGATTTAAAAATTAGAGATTACATAAAAAGAAAATATTACGAAGCTGGTGTAGGAGATATATTAATTGAAAGACCATCTTCAACACAAATAAACATAACAATAAAAGCAGTAAGAGTTGGAATAATTATTGGAAGGAAAGGTGTAGAGATTCAAGCGTTAAAAAAAGAAATTGAAAAAATGGTTAATGATAGAAATGTTAGAATAAATATTGATGAAATTAGAAATCCTCAAGTAAATGCATTATTAATAGCAGAAAATATTTCGGCACAAATATTGAAAAGAGCTTCATATAAAAGAGCCATGAAAAGAGCAATATCAGCAGCTTTAAAAAGAGGTGCAAAAGGAATTAAAATTATGGTCTCAGGAAGATTAAATGGAGCAGAAATCGCAAGAACTGAATGGTATATGGAAGGAAGATTACCTTTACAAACATTAAGATCTGATATTGATTACGGAACTGCTGAAGCACAAACATTGTCTGGAACAATCGGAATAAAGGTTTGGGTATATAAAGGCGATACTCAGTTATGA
- the rplV gene encoding 50S ribosomal protein L22, with the protein MAVSRIQDGKKLKRSVFHRIRKEAEAAQPKIEAKATAKYLRISPKKARSVVNAIRGKNVDEALQVLMFSPKKAARLTYKVLVSAIANAENNFGLNADDLYVAEVYVNDGPRMKRLWPRGRGRADILQKRLAHITVVVRDREKEKELKSQK; encoded by the coding sequence ATGGCTGTATCAAGAATTCAAGATGGTAAAAAATTGAAAAGATCTGTTTTTCATAGAATAAGAAAAGAAGCTGAAGCAGCACAGCCAAAAATCGAAGCAAAAGCTACTGCAAAATACTTAAGAATTTCCCCAAAAAAAGCAAGATCAGTTGTAAATGCTATTAGGGGCAAAAATGTAGATGAAGCATTACAAGTATTAATGTTCAGTCCTAAAAAAGCTGCAAGGTTAACATATAAAGTATTAGTATCAGCAATAGCAAACGCTGAAAATAATTTTGGTTTAAATGCAGATGATTTATACGTTGCAGAAGTATATGTAAATGATGGGCCAAGAATGAAAAGATTATGGCCGAGAGGAAGAGGAAGAGCTGACATATTACAAAAAAGGTTAGCACATATTACTGTTGTTGTTAGAGATAGGGAAAAAGAAAAAGAGTTAAAATCTCAGAAGTGA
- the rpsS gene encoding 30S ribosomal protein S19, with translation MSRSLKKGPYVHPSLLKKIRELNEKGEKKVIKTWSRASMILPEMIGHTIAVHNGMKHIPVYITEHMIGHRLGEFAPTRRFGGHADKKAKKGKVK, from the coding sequence GTGAGTAGATCGTTAAAGAAAGGACCTTATGTACACCCAAGTCTGTTGAAAAAGATTAGGGAATTAAATGAAAAAGGTGAAAAGAAAGTAATAAAAACATGGAGTAGAGCATCTATGATTTTACCCGAAATGATAGGGCATACAATTGCAGTACATAATGGCATGAAACATATACCTGTTTATATAACAGAGCATATGATTGGACATAGATTAGGAGAATTTGCACCAACAAGGAGATTTGGTGGTCATGCTGACAAAAAGGCTAAAAAAGGCAAGGTGAAATGA
- the rplB gene encoding 50S ribosomal protein L2 → MGLKKFKPTTPSRRFMIITDFSEITKSTPEKSLIKPLKKTGGRNSYGRVTMRHRGGGHKRRYRLIDFKREKFGVPAKVVSIEYDPNRSARIALLVYADGEKRYILAPKGIKVGEEILSGPNAEIKPGNALPLENIPVGTIIHNIEFEPGKGAKIARSAGTYAQLMAKEGKYALLRMPSSELRKVHIKCMATIGMVGNEDHINEVFGKAGRTRWLGKKPHVRGMAMNPVDHPMGGGEGASKGHIPRSPWGTPAKGYKTRRGKRKSDKFIVRRRKK, encoded by the coding sequence ATGGGTCTCAAAAAATTTAAGCCAACAACTCCTTCAAGGAGATTTATGATAATCACAGATTTCTCAGAAATTACAAAATCCACCCCGGAAAAATCCTTAATTAAACCTCTCAAGAAAACAGGTGGTAGAAACTCATATGGTAGAGTTACTATGAGACATAGAGGTGGTGGACATAAAAGAAGATACAGATTAATAGATTTTAAAAGAGAAAAATTTGGTGTTCCAGCAAAGGTTGTATCTATAGAATATGATCCTAATAGAAGTGCAAGAATAGCATTATTAGTATATGCAGATGGTGAAAAGAGATATATTCTTGCTCCAAAAGGCATAAAAGTTGGAGAAGAAATATTATCAGGACCAAATGCAGAAATAAAGCCTGGTAATGCATTGCCATTAGAAAATATACCTGTAGGTACAATTATTCATAATATAGAATTCGAACCTGGAAAAGGTGCAAAAATAGCAAGATCGGCAGGAACATATGCACAATTGATGGCAAAAGAAGGTAAATATGCATTATTAAGAATGCCTTCAAGCGAATTGAGAAAAGTTCATATAAAATGTATGGCTACAATTGGTATGGTTGGAAATGAAGATCATATTAACGAAGTATTTGGTAAAGCAGGTAGAACAAGATGGCTTGGTAAGAAACCACATGTTAGAGGTATGGCTATGAACCCAGTTGATCACCCAATGGGTGGTGGTGAAGGTGCAAGTAAAGGTCATATACCAAGGAGTCCTTGGGGAACACCTGCAAAAGGATATAAAACAAGACGTGGAAAGAGAAAATCAGATAAATTTATAGTAAGAAGAAGAAAAAAGTAA
- the rplW gene encoding 50S ribosomal protein L23: MDRKQFNYDIIIRPILTEKTYMLMSENKYTFEVAKDATKPEIKKAVEDIFNVKVEKVHVMNVKPKPKRLGRFEGKTRSWKKAIVKLAEGYVIKELQGNL, encoded by the coding sequence ATGGATAGAAAACAATTTAATTATGATATAATAATCAGGCCGATCCTCACAGAAAAAACATATATGTTGATGAGTGAAAATAAATATACTTTTGAAGTTGCAAAAGATGCAACAAAACCAGAAATCAAGAAAGCTGTTGAGGATATATTTAATGTTAAAGTAGAGAAAGTTCACGTGATGAATGTGAAACCAAAACCAAAAAGATTGGGAAGATTTGAAGGTAAAACACGATCATGGAAAAAAGCAATTGTTAAATTAGCTGAAGGTTATGTTATAAAAGAGCTTCAAGGTAATTTATAA
- the rplD gene encoding 50S ribosomal protein L4 — MAQLDLYSIKGEKIGTIEVKDSIFSIEPNMDLLYRYVDMQLANKRRGTASTKTRAEVRGGGRKPWAQKHTGRARAGSTRSPLWRHGGVTFGPKPRDWSKKLTKKMKKLALRSALSVRVKENNLIVVDELTFEKPKTKDMKEVLKNFGFENTKTLIVLPWKKDEYINVKLSARNIPGVKVIIVDNPNQGKNGNKTNVDGLNVFDIINNEKVILTKDTVTKIEEVLG, encoded by the coding sequence ATGGCTCAATTAGACCTTTATTCAATTAAAGGTGAAAAAATTGGAACAATAGAAGTAAAAGATTCTATTTTTTCAATTGAACCGAATATGGATCTTTTATACAGATATGTCGATATGCAGTTAGCAAATAAAAGAAGAGGAACAGCTTCAACAAAGACAAGAGCTGAAGTAAGAGGCGGCGGAAGAAAACCGTGGGCACAAAAACATACTGGAAGAGCAAGAGCAGGTTCTACCAGATCACCATTGTGGCGACATGGTGGAGTTACATTTGGGCCAAAACCAAGAGATTGGTCAAAAAAATTAACTAAAAAAATGAAAAAATTGGCTTTAAGATCTGCATTAAGTGTTAGAGTAAAAGAAAATAATTTAATAGTAGTGGATGAATTGACATTTGAAAAACCAAAAACAAAGGATATGAAAGAAGTATTAAAGAACTTTGGATTTGAAAATACTAAAACATTAATAGTATTGCCATGGAAAAAAGATGAATATATAAATGTAAAATTATCTGCAAGAAATATTCCTGGAGTAAAAGTTATAATCGTTGATAATCCAAATCAGGGTAAAAATGGAAATAAAACAAATGTTGATGGTTTGAATGTATTTGATATAATAAACAATGAAAAAGTAATCCTTACAAAGGATACAGTAACAAAGATCGAGGAGGTGCTCGGCTAA
- the rplC gene encoding 50S ribosomal protein L3: MKGILGRKVGMTRVYKDGKAIPVTVIKAGPCVVVQKKTEEKDGYTAIQVGFEEVKEYKVNKPKLGIFKKAGVKPMRFLKEFKVENVDNYEIGQVIDVTIFEEGEKIDVTGWSKGRGYTGVMKRWNFGGGRKTHGSKFHRALGSTGNHTEPAKVFKGKKMFGQYGNEKVTVLNSEVIKIDKENNLIAVKGGVPGARGGLLIIRKAIKK; the protein is encoded by the coding sequence ATGAAAGGTATATTAGGAAGAAAAGTAGGAATGACAAGAGTGTATAAAGATGGTAAAGCCATCCCGGTCACAGTTATAAAGGCTGGGCCATGTGTAGTAGTACAGAAAAAAACAGAAGAAAAAGATGGATACACAGCTATTCAGGTTGGATTTGAAGAAGTTAAAGAGTATAAAGTAAACAAGCCAAAACTTGGGATTTTCAAAAAAGCTGGCGTAAAACCTATGAGATTCTTAAAGGAATTCAAAGTTGAAAATGTTGATAATTATGAAATTGGTCAGGTTATTGATGTGACAATATTTGAAGAAGGGGAAAAAATAGACGTAACTGGTTGGTCAAAAGGTAGAGGTTATACAGGTGTTATGAAAAGATGGAATTTTGGTGGTGGAAGAAAAACACATGGTTCAAAATTCCATAGAGCATTGGGTTCAACGGGTAATCATACAGAACCAGCAAAAGTATTTAAAGGTAAAAAAATGTTCGGACAATATGGAAATGAAAAAGTTACAGTATTAAACTCGGAAGTTATAAAAATAGATAAAGAAAATAACTTAATAGCTGTTAAAGGTGGAGTTCCAGGTGCGAGGGGTGGATTATTAATAATAAGAAAAGCAATAAAAAAGTAA
- the rpsJ gene encoding 30S ribosomal protein S10, whose translation MAKKLIKIRLKSYDHRLLDESAQKIIDAVKQSNAKVSGPIPLPTEKTIYTVIRSPHKYNYSREQFEKRVHKRVIYIYDATQETVTQLLKIQLPSGVSVDMKA comes from the coding sequence ATGGCAAAGAAATTGATCAAAATAAGATTAAAGTCTTATGATCATAGATTGTTAGATGAATCTGCGCAGAAAATAATTGATGCGGTAAAACAAAGTAATGCAAAGGTTTCAGGACCAATACCATTACCAACAGAAAAAACAATCTATACAGTAATAAGATCTCCTCACAAATACAATTATTCAAGAGAACAATTTGAGAAAAGAGTACATAAAAGAGTTATTTATATTTATGATGCAACTCAAGAAACAGTTACACAATTATTAAAGATACAATTACCATCAGGTGTATCAGTAGATATGAAAGCTTAA
- the tuf gene encoding elongation factor Tu, with the protein MAKEKFVRNKPHMNIGTIGHIDHGKTTLTAAITKSLAMKGYADFTPFEQIDKAPEEKARGITINIAHVEYETDNRHYAHIDCPGHADYIKNMITGAAQMDGAILVVAATDGVMPQTREHVLLSRQVNVPAIVVFVNKTDMVDDEEIIELVEMEVRELLSQYEFPGDEIPVIKGSALKALEADSQDDPWVQKIYELMDAVDSYFPEPQRPVDQPFLMPVEDVFSITGRGTVVTGRIERGAIHPGDEVEIVGMTDEIRKTVVTGVEMFRKLLDEGIAGDNVGCLLRGIDKDEVWRGQVLAKPGSITPHKKFKAQIYVLKKEEGGRHTPFKKGYRPQFYIRTADVTGTLLEFEGGAEMVMPGDNIVTTVELIYPVALEKNMRFAVREGGRTVGAGVVTEIVE; encoded by the coding sequence ATGGCAAAAGAAAAGTTTGTCAGAAACAAACCACATATGAATATTGGTACTATCGGACATATTGACCATGGTAAAACAACATTAACAGCAGCTATTACAAAATCATTAGCAATGAAAGGATACGCTGACTTTACACCATTTGAACAAATTGATAAAGCTCCAGAAGAAAAAGCAAGAGGTATCACAATTAATATTGCACACGTTGAATATGAAACAGACAACAGACACTATGCACATATTGATTGTCCTGGTCACGCAGACTATATCAAAAATATGATCACTGGTGCTGCACAAATGGATGGTGCTATCTTGGTTGTTGCAGCTACAGATGGTGTTATGCCACAAACAAGAGAACACGTATTATTATCAAGACAGGTTAATGTTCCTGCAATTGTTGTATTTGTAAATAAAACAGATATGGTTGATGACGAAGAAATTATTGAATTAGTAGAAATGGAAGTAAGAGAATTATTAAGTCAATACGAATTCCCAGGAGATGAAATACCAGTTATCAAAGGATCTGCATTAAAAGCATTAGAAGCAGACTCTCAAGATGATCCATGGGTACAAAAGATTTACGAATTAATGGATGCAGTTGACAGCTACTTCCCAGAACCACAAAGACCTGTAGATCAGCCATTCCTAATGCCTGTTGAAGATGTATTTTCAATCACAGGTAGAGGAACAGTTGTTACAGGAAGAATTGAAAGAGGAGCAATTCATCCAGGTGATGAAGTAGAAATCGTTGGTATGACAGATGAAATAAGAAAAACAGTAGTTACTGGTGTAGAAATGTTCAGAAAATTATTAGATGAAGGTATTGCTGGTGACAACGTTGGATGTTTGTTAAGAGGTATTGATAAAGATGAAGTATGGAGAGGTCAAGTATTAGCAAAACCAGGTTCAATAACACCACATAAAAAATTCAAAGCACAAATTTATGTATTAAAGAAAGAAGAAGGTGGAAGACATACACCATTCAAAAAAGGTTACAGACCACAATTCTATATTAGAACAGCTGACGTTACAGGTACATTGTTAGAATTCGAAGGCGGAGCAGAAATGGTAATGCCTGGTGATAACATTGTAACAACAGTAGAATTAATCTACCCTGTAGCATTAGAAAAGAACATGAGATTTGCTGTTCGTGAAGGTGGAAGAACAGTTGGTGCTGGAGTTGTTACAGAAATAGTAGAATAA